From the Halalkalicoccus sp. CGA53 genome, one window contains:
- a CDS encoding DUF7471 family protein — MTAALVSGPPATLHSPALLSVLGLAALGTTAVFVLGLVAYRRRPTRPYLLVTLALGMLVARTVVGLATVFGYVSMPAHHVVEHGLDFLIAVSVLCAVYTAGSAETSPSE, encoded by the coding sequence ATGACCGCGGCGCTCGTCTCCGGTCCGCCGGCGACGCTCCACTCGCCGGCCCTGCTCTCGGTGCTCGGGCTGGCGGCGCTCGGGACGACCGCGGTTTTCGTCCTCGGCCTCGTCGCGTACCGGCGCCGCCCGACCCGACCCTACCTGCTCGTCACCCTCGCCCTGGGCATGCTCGTCGCCCGGACGGTCGTCGGTCTCGCGACCGTCTTCGGCTACGTCTCGATGCCCGCCCACCACGTCGTCGAACACGGCCTCGACTTCCTGATCGCCGTCTCCGTCCTGTGCGCGGTCTACACCGCCGGGAGCGCGGAGACGTCGCCGTCCGAGTGA
- a CDS encoding winged helix-turn-helix transcriptional regulator yields MTDTRERIRAHVGERPGIHFNALVRETGFAPGQLQYHLRRLLREDEVTVERLYGRSHYYSPEYDAWERGALALFRRETAREAMFVLLERESARPERVADALGVARSTLEWHLDHLAEQDLVEKRTDERGQVLLRLTHPERTARLLRRTSPSFPDRLVDRFIRLVDALLEESGGARD; encoded by the coding sequence ATGACCGACACACGAGAGCGGATCCGCGCGCACGTCGGGGAGCGACCGGGGATCCACTTCAACGCGCTCGTCCGCGAGACGGGCTTCGCCCCGGGGCAGCTCCAGTACCACCTCCGTCGGCTGCTCCGAGAGGACGAGGTGACCGTCGAGCGGCTCTACGGCCGGAGCCACTACTACTCGCCGGAGTACGACGCTTGGGAGCGCGGCGCGCTCGCGCTCTTCCGGCGCGAGACCGCCCGCGAGGCGATGTTCGTCCTGCTCGAACGTGAGTCAGCTCGCCCCGAGCGCGTCGCGGACGCCCTCGGCGTCGCGCGGAGCACGCTCGAGTGGCACCTCGACCACCTCGCCGAGCAGGACCTCGTCGAGAAACGAACCGACGAACGAGGCCAAGTGCTACTCCGCCTCACCCACCCCGAGCGGACCGCACGCCTGCTCAGACGGACCTCGCCGAGCTTCCCCGACAGGCTGGTCGACCGCTTCATACGGCTGGTCGACGCACTGCTCGAGGAGAGCGGAGGCGCTCGGGACTGA